A genomic stretch from Dama dama isolate Ldn47 chromosome 10, ASM3311817v1, whole genome shotgun sequence includes:
- the INTS1 gene encoding integrator complex subunit 1: protein MNRAKPTAVRRPSAAAKPSGHPPPGDFIALGSKGQTTESKTASTLLKPAPSGLPSERKRDAAAALAGASALPGLTKRPKLSSTPPLSALGRLAEAAVAEKRAISPSIKEPSVVPIEVPPTVLLDEIEAAELEGNDDRLEGVLCGAVRQLKVTRAKPDSVLYLSLMYLAKMKPNIFATEGVIEALCSLLRRDASINFKAKGNSLVSVLACNLLMAAYEEDENWPEIFVKVYIEDSLGERIWVDSPHCRTFVDNIQTAFNTKMPPKSVLLQGEAGRGGGDLSAGSSPHPSLTEEEDSQTELLIAEEKLSPEQEGQLMPRYEELAESVEEYVLDMLRDQLNRRQPIDSVSRNLLRLLTSTCGYKEVRLMTVQKLEMWLQNPKLTRPAQDLLMSVCMNCSTHGAEDMDVISHLIKIRLKPKVLLNHYMLCIRELLNAHKDNLGTTIKFVIFNELSNARNPNNMQILYTVLQHSSELAPKFLAMVFQDLLTNKDDYLRASRALLREIIKQTKHEINFQAFCLGLMQERKEPQYLDMEFKERFVVHVTDVLAVSMMLGITAQVKEAGVAWDKGEKKNLEVLRSFQNQIAAIQRDAVWWLHTVVPSISKLAPKDYVHCLHKVLFTEQPETYYKWDNWPPESDRNFFLRLCSEVPILEDTLMRILVIGLSRELPLGPADAMELADHLVKRAAAVQADDVEVLKVERVQLIDAVLNLCTYHHPENIQLPPGYQPPNLAISTLYWKAWPLLLVVAAFNPENIGLAAWEEYPTLKMLMEMAMTNNYSYPPCTLTDEESRAEMISRELQVSQREKQEILAFEGHLAAASTRQTITESSSLLLSQLTSLEPQGPPRRPPPHILDQVKGLNQSLRLGHLLCRSRNPDFLLNIIQRQASSQSMPWLADLVQSSEGSLDVLPVQCLCEFLLHDAADEPASGGEEEEGESKEQKARKRQRQQKQKQLLGRLQDLLLGPKADEQTTCEVLDYFLRRLGSSQVAARVLAMKGLSLVLSEGSLRDGEEKEPPLEEDSGDADALQGYQWLLRDLPRLPLFESVKSTTALALQQAIHMETDPQTISAYLVYLSQHTPVEEQGQHSDLALDVARLIVERSTIMSHLFSKRSCSAESDAVLAALLSIFSRYVQRMRKSKEGEEVYSWSESQDQVFLRWSSGETATMHILVVHAMVILLTLGPPRAGDSEFQALLDIWFPEKKPLPTAFLVDTSEEALLLPDWLKLRMIRSEVPRLVDAALQDLEPQQLLLFVQSFGIPVSSMSKLLQYLDQAVAHDPQTLEQNIMDKNYMAHLVEVQHERGASGGQTFHSLLTASLPARRDSAEAPKPKSSPEQPPGQGRTRAMTQVRVLGPEDDLAGLLLQIFPLSPGPRWQSSSARPAALALQQALGRELARVRQGSPEVPGVAVRLLQALATLLSSPHGGALALAMHRGHVLACPLMRQLCQYQRCAPQDTGFSSLFLKVLVQALQWLDGPSVEAGPLQAQLRLFAAQCSARRRISNVRSGFVHLAEALTFRGDLEAVSSTVRAIVATLKSGEQCDVEPELVSKVLRGLIEARSPHLEELLAALFSTASAIPASGPVAVVSSLLLPEQEEPLAPGKQDADSCSQEAVRLGPCSGLLVDWLEMLDPEVVGSCPDLQQKLLFSRGKGKGHPGPQVPSFRPYLLALLTHQSSWSTLHQCIRILLGRGREQRFDPSASLDFLWACIHVPRIWQGRDQRTPQKRREELVLQVQPAELVGLVELILAEAEARSQDGAAGACGLLQARLPLLLSCCRGGDEGVRKVTAHLTGCVQQWGDSVLGRCGRDLLVQLYLQRPDLRVPLPDVLLHSQGAAGSSVCKLDGLIHRFITLLADTSDSRAAESRVADASMACRKLAVAHPLLLLRHLPMIAALLHGRTHLNFQEFRQQNHLTFFMHVLGVLELLQPQVFQSEHQGALWDCLLSFVRLLRNYRKSSRHLVPFASKFVRFTHKYISCSPAAAVAFLQKHLNVLHDLSLDSSDLVMLKSLLAGLSLPSRDGGADRVLDEEGEDESSAGSLPLVSVYIFTPLTAAEMAPYMKRLSRGQTVEDLLEVLSDVDEMSRRRPEILGFFSTSLQRLMSSAEESCRSLAFSLALRSIQNNPGIAADFLPTFMYCLGSRDFEVVQTALRNLPEYTLLCQEHAAVLLHRAFLVGMYGQMDTSAQISEALRILHLEAVM from the exons ATGAACCGGGCTAAGCCCACCGCTGTCCGCAGGCCCAGCGCTGCGGCCAAGCCTTCGG GTCACCCTCCACCAGGAGACTTCATTGCTCTGGGCTCAAAGGGTCAGACCACTGAGTCGAAAACAGCCTCTACCCTGCTGAAGCCTGCCCCTTCCGGCCTGCCCTCGGAGCGGAAGCGCGATGCTGCGGCTGCGTTGGCGGGTGCCTCGGCCCTGCCGGGGCTCACCAAGCGCCCCAAACTCTCCTCCACGCCCCCACTGAGTGCCCTGGGACGCCTGGCTGAGGCTGCAGTTGCAGAGAAGCGTGCCATCTCTCCCTCGATTAAAGAGCCGTCCGTGGTCCCGATTGAAG TCCCGCCGACAGTGCTGCTGGACGAGATTGAGGCGGCCGAGCTGGAGGGCAACGATGACCGGCTGGAGGGCGTGCTGTGTGGGGCCGTGAGGCAGCTGAAGGTGACGCGGGCCAAGCCGGACAGCGTCCTGTACCTCAGTCTCATGTACCTGGCCAAGATGAAACCCAACATCTTCGCCACGGAAGGGGTCATCGAG GCCCTATGCAGCCTCTTGCGGCGGGACGCCTCCATCAACTTCAAGGCCAAGGGCAACAGCCTGGTGTCTGTGCTGGCCTGCAACCTCCTCATGGCCGCGTACGAGGAGGACGAGAACTGGCCCGAGATCTTTGTCAAG GTGTACATTGAAGACTCCCTAGGGGAGCGGATCTGGGTGGACAGCCCGCATTGCAGGACCTTCGTGGACAACATCCAGACGGCTTTCAACACCAAGATGCCCCCCAAGAGTGTGCTCCTGCAGGGGGAGGCGGGGCGTGGCGGAGGGGACCTCAGTGCTG GGAGCAGCCCACACCCGTCCCTCACGGAGGAGGAGGACAGCCAGACAGAGCTCCTGATCGCTGAGGAGAAGCTCAGCCCCGAGCAGGAGGGCCAGCTCATGCCCAG GTACGAGGAGCTGGCGGAGAGCGTGGAGGAGTACGTCCTGGACATGCTGCGCGACCAGCTCAACCGCCGGCAGCCCATCGACAGCGTCTCTCGGAACCTCCTGCGGCTGCTCACCTCCACCTGCGGCTACAAGGAGGTGCGGCTGATGACGGTGCAGAAGCTGGAGATGTGGCTGCAGAACCCCAAG CTGACGCGGCCCGCCCAGGACCTGCTCATGTCCGTgtgcatgaactgcagcacgcacgGCGCCGAGGACATGGACGTCATCTCCCACCTGATCAAGATCCGCCTCAAGCCCAAGGTCCTGCTGAACCACTACATGCTCTGCATCAG GGAGCTGCTGAACGCGCACAAGGACAACCTGGGCACCACGATCAAGTTCGTGATCTTCAACGAGCTCTCCAATGCGCGGAACCCCAACAACATGCAGATCCTGTACACCGTGCTCCAGCACAGCTCCGAGCTGGCGCCCAAG TTCCTGGCCATGGTGTTCCAGGACCTACTGACCAACAAGGACGACTACCTGCGGGCCTCCCGGGCCTTGTTGCGTGAGATCATCAAGCAGACCAAGCACGAGATTAACTTCCAGGCCTTCTGCCTCGGGCTCATGCAGGAGCGCAAGGAGCCCCAGTACCTGGACATGGAGTTCAAG GAGCGCTTTGTGGTGCACGTCACGGACGTGCTGGCCGTGTCCATGATGCTCGGCATCACCGCCCAGGTGAAGGAGGCTGGCGTCGCCTGGGACAAAGGAGAGAAGAAGA ATCTCGAGGTGCTGCGCTCCTTCCAGAACCAGATTGCCGCGATCCAGCGGGACGCCGTGTGGTGGCTGCACACCGTCGTGCCCTCCATTAGCAAGCTCGCCCCCAAGGACTACGTGCACTG CCTCCATAAGGTTCTCTTCACGGAGCAGCCCGAGACCTACTACAAATGGGACAACTGGCCGCCCGAGAGTGACCGCAA CTTCTTCCTCCGCCTCTGCTCGGAGGTGCCCATCCTGGAGGACACGCTGATGCGCATCCTGGTCATCGGGCTCTCGCGGGAGCTCCCGCTGGGCCCCGCCGATGCCATGGAGCTGGCCGACCACCTGGTGAAGCGGGCTGCGGCTGTGCAGGCTGACG ACGTGGAAGTGCTGAAGGTGGAGCGAGTGCAGCTGATCGACGCCGTCCTGAACCTGTGCACCTACCACCACCCCGAGAACATCCAGCTCCCGCCGGG GTACCAGCCTCCGAACCTCGCCATCTCCACCCTCTACTGGAAGGCGTGGCCCCTCCTGCTGGTCGTCGCTGCGTTCAACCCGGAGAACATTG GCCTGGCCGCCTGGGAAGAGTACCCCACGCTGAAGATGCTCATGGAGATGGCGATGACCAA CAACTACTCGTACCCGCCCTGCACCCTGACGGACGAGGAGAGCCGTGCCGAGATGATCAGCCGGGAGCTGCAGGTCTCGCAGCGGGAGAAGCAGGAGATCCTGGCGTTCGAGGGGCACCTAGCCGCGGCCTCCACCCGGCAGACCATCACCGAGAGCAGCAGCCTGCTGCTGTCCCAGCTCACCAGCCTCGAGCCCCA AGGGCCGCCTCGGAGGCCTCCCCCTCACATCCTGGACCAGGTGAAAGGCCTCAACCAGTCCCTGCGCCTTGGGCACCTGCTGTGTCGTAGCCGGAACCCTGACTTCCTCCTCAACATCATCCAGAGGCAG GCCTCCTCGCAGTCCATGCCATGGCTGGCCGACCTGGTGCAGTCCAGCGAGGGCTCCCTGGATGTGCTGCCCGTCCAGTGCCTCTGCGAGTTCCTACTGCATGATGCCGCCGACGAGCCCGCCTCtggcggggaggaggaggagggcgagAGCAAGGAGCAGAAGGCCAGGAAGCGGCAG cggcagcagaagcagaagcagcTGCTGGGCCGCCTGCAGGACCTGCTGCTGGGCCCCAAGGCCGACGAGCAGACCACGTGTGAGGTGCTGGACTACTTCCTGCGGCGGCTGGGCTCCTCGCAGGTGGCCGCCCGGGTGCTGGCTATGAAG GGCCTGTCCCTGGTGCTCTCGGAGGGCAGCCTGCGGGACGGGGAGGAGAAGGAGccgcccctggaggaggactcgGGCGACGCGGACGCGCTGCAGGGCTACCAGTGGCTGCTGCGGGACCTGCCCCGGCTGCCGCTGTTCGAGAGCGTGAAAAGCACCACTGCGCTGGCGCTGCAGCAG GCCATCCACATGGAGACCGACCCACAGACCATCAGCGCCTACTTGGTCTACCTGTCCCAGCACACGCCCgtggaggagcagggccagcACAGCGACCTGGCCCTG GACGTGGCCCGGCTCATCGTGGAGCGCTCCACCATCATGTCCCACCTCTTCTCCAAGCGCTCCTGCAGCGCCGAGTCCGACGCGGTGCTGGCGGCCCTGCTATCCATCTTCTCCCGCTACGTGCAGCGCATGCGCAAGAGCAAGGAAGGCGAAGAGGTCTACAGCTGG TCAGAGTCACAGGACCAGGTCTTCCTGCGCTGGAGCAGCGGGGAGACGGCCACCATGCACATCCTCGTGGTCCACGCCATGGTCATCCTCCTGACTCTGGGCCCGCCCCGTG CTGGTGACAGCGAGTTCCAGGCGCTGCTGGACATCTGGTTCCCAGAGAAGAAGCCACTGCCCACGGCATTCCTGGTGGACACGTCGGAGGAGGCGCTGCTGCTGCCTGACTGGCTGAAGCTGCGTATGATCCGCTCAGAAGTCCCGCGGCTGGTGGATGCCG CCCTGCAGGACCTGGAGCcgcagcagctgctgctgttcGTGCAGTCCTTCGGCATCCCCGTGTCCAGCATGAGCAAGCTGCTGCAGTACCTGGACCAGGCCGTGGCCCACGACCCCCAGACCCTGGAGCAGAACATCATGGACAAGA ACTACATGGCGCACCTGGTGGAGGTCCAGCATGAGCGTGGGGCGTCCGGAGGCCAGACTTTCCACTCGCTGCTCACAGCCTCCCTGCCCGCCCGGCGAG ATAGCGCGGAGGCGCCGAAACCCAAAAGCAGCCCGGAGCAGCCGCCGGGCCAGGGCAGGACCCGCGCCATGACGCAGGTGCGAGTGCTGGGCCCGGAGGACGACCTGGCTGGCTTGCTCCTGCAG ATCTTCCCACTGAGCCCGGGCCCCCGGTGGCAGAGCTCCAGCGCGCGCCCTGCCGCCCTGGCGCTGCAGCAGGCCCTGGGCCGGGAGCTGGCGCGCGTCCGCCAGGGGAGCCCCGAGGTGCCGGGCGTCGCAGTGCGCCTCCTGCAGGCCCTCGCCACCCTGCTGAGCTCCCCGCACGGcggggccctggccctggccatgCACCGAGGCCACGTCCTCGCCTGCCCGCTGATGCGCCAGCTCTGCCAGTACCAG CGCTGCGCGCCCCAGGACACCGGCTTCTCGTCGCTCTTCCTCAAAGTGCTCGTACAGGCCCTGCAGTGGCTGGACGGTCCCTCCGTGGAGGCCGGGCCCCTGCAGGCCCAGCTCAGACTGTTTGCCGCCCAGTGCTCGGCGCGGCGCCGGATCAGCAATG TGCGGAGCGGGTTCGTGCACCTGGCGGAGGCCCTGACGTTCCGCGGGGACCTGGAAGCGGTCAGCTCCACCGTGCGTGCCATCGTGGCCACCCTCAAGTCTGGGGAGCAGTGTGACGTGGAGCCCGAGCTCGTCAGCAAAG TCCTCCGGGGTTTGATCGAGGCGAGGTCGCCTCACTTGGAGGAGTTGCTGGCCGCGCTCTTCTCCACTGCGTCCGCCATCCCAGCCTCGGGGCCGGTGGCGGTGGTCAGCTCGCTGCTGCTGCCGGAGCAGGAGGAGCCCCTGGCCCCAGGGAAGCAGGACGCCGACAGCTGCAG CCAGGAGGCCGTGCGCCTGGGGCCCTGCTCGGGGCTGCTCGTCGACTGGCTGGAGATGCTGGACCCTGAGGTGGTCGGCAGCTGCCCCGACCTTCAGCAGAAGCTGCTCTTCTCccggggcaag GGCAAAGGCCACCCTGGCCCCCAGGTGCCATCTTTCCGCCCCTACCTACTGGCCCTGCTCACACACCAGTCCAGCTGGTCCACCCTGCACCAGTGTATCCGCATCCTGCTGGGCAGGGGCCGGGAACAGAG GTTTGACCCCTCGGCCTCCCTTGACTTCCTCTGGGCCTGCATCCACGTCCCTCGGATCTGGCAGGGCAGGGACCAGCGCACCCCGCAG AAGCGGCGGGAAGAGCTGGTGCTGCAGGTGCAGCCGGCTGAGCTCGTGGGGCTGGTGGAGCTGATCCTGGCTGAGGCAGAAGCGCGCAGCCAGGACGGGGCCGCGGGCGCCTGCGGGCTGCTCCAGGCACGGCTGCCCCTGCTGCTCAGCTGCTGCCGCGGTGGCGACGAGGGCGTCAGGAAGGTGACGGCGCACTTGACGGGCTGCGTCCAGCAGTGGGGTGACAG TGTCCTGGGCAGGTGCGGCCGTGACCTGCTGGTGCAGCTCTACCTGCAGCGGCCGGACTTGCGTGTGCCCCTGCCTGACGTCCTGCTGCATAGCCAAGGGGCTGCCGGCAGCAGCGTCTGCAAG CTGGACGGCCTCATCCACCGCTTCATCACCCTCCTGGCGGACACCAGTGACTCCCGGGCGGCCGAGAGCCGAGTGGCCGATGCCAGCATGGCCTGTCGGAAGCTGGCGGTGGCCCACCCCCTCCTGCTACTGAG GCACCTGCCCATGATCGCTGCCCTCCTGCACGGCCGCACGCACCTCAACTTCCAGGAGTTCCGCCAGCAGAACCACCTGACCTTCTTCATGCACGTGCTGGGGGTCTTGGAGCTGCTGCAGCCGCAGGTGTTCCAGAGCGAGCACCAGGGGGCGCTGTGGGACTGCCTGCTCTCCTTCGTGCGCCTGCTGCGG AACTACCGGAAGTCCTCCCGCCACCTGGTGCCCTTCGCCAGCAAGTTCGTGCGGTTCACGCACAAGTACATCAGCTGCAGCCCTGCGGCCGCCGTCGCCTTCTTGCAGAAGCACCTGAACGTGCTCCA TGACCTGTCCCTTGACAGCAGCGACCTGGTGATGCTTAAGTCACTCCTGGCAGGGCTCAGCCTTCCCAGCAGGGACGGTGGGGCTGACCGGGTCCTGGACGAGGAGGGTGAGG ATGAGAGCTCTGCCGGCTCCCTGCCTTTGGTCAGCGTCTACATCTTCACCCCTCTGACTGCAGCTGAGATGGCCCCCTACATGAAGAGGCTGTCCCGGGGCCAGACGGTCGAGG ATCTGCTGGAGGTCCTGAGCGACGTGGACGAGATGTCCCGGCGGAGACCGGAGATCCTGGGCTTTTTCTCG ACCAGCCTGCAGCGGCTCATGAGCTCGGCTGAGGAGTCCTGCCGCAGCCTGGCCTTCAGCCTGGCCCTGCGCTCCATCCAGAACAACCCCGG CATCGCAGCCGACTTCCTGCCCACGTTCATGTACTGCCTGGGCAGCCGCGACTTCGAGGTGGTGCAGACGGCCCTGAGGAACCTGCCCGAGTACACCCTCCTCTGCCAAG AGCACGCGGCCGTGTTACTGCACCGAGCCTTCCTGGTGGGCATGTACGGCCAGATGGACACCAGCGCCCAGATCTCCGAGGCCCTGAGGATCCTGCACTTGGAGGCCGTGATGTGA